The following proteins come from a genomic window of Thermoproteus sp.:
- a CDS encoding winged helix-turn-helix domain-containing protein, with protein MEPLIVKLLVERHHEYDTTLREISRRLGAPYSSVRRAVRRLKDEGVVRVLKLSREYLVRIKDVEKAWGLGYLDEDYLTYGAGYLAPITAYRGLHYLSDEVYITLPFRIKRHPYLDTLIDLELKSRIAMSKIMVNIGEWPRFTALFYRTALQPADDHFVEWAQRHGFIPTKWIPPVYGFFAFLLYVVRELTGLEPREAYCKVLELMGKWIQETRSGDSPTERFVDEVLREMSAWPCTR; from the coding sequence GTGGAGCCCCTTATCGTCAAGCTCCTCGTGGAGAGGCACCACGAGTACGACACGACTTTGAGGGAGATCTCTAGAAGGCTCGGAGCGCCGTATTCCTCGGTGAGGAGGGCCGTGAGGAGGCTGAAGGACGAGGGCGTGGTGAGGGTGCTCAAGCTGAGCAGGGAGTACCTGGTCCGGATTAAAGACGTCGAGAAGGCGTGGGGGCTTGGCTATCTGGACGAGGATTATCTCACGTATGGCGCTGGGTATCTGGCTCCCATTACGGCGTATAGGGGCCTGCACTACCTAAGCGACGAGGTCTACATCACACTGCCATTTAGGATAAAGCGCCATCCCTACCTGGACACGTTGATCGACTTGGAGCTGAAAAGCCGCATCGCCATGAGCAAAATAATGGTCAATATTGGGGAGTGGCCGAGGTTCACCGCCCTGTTCTACAGGACGGCCCTCCAGCCGGCCGACGACCACTTCGTTGAGTGGGCCCAGCGCCACGGGTTCATCCCCACCAAGTGGATCCCGCCTGTCTACGGCTTCTTTGCCTTCCTCCTGTACGTAGTGAGGGAGCTCACGGGGCTGGAGCCCAGGGAGGCCTACTGCAAGGTCCTAGAGCTCATGGGTAAGTGGATTCAGGAGACTAGGTCTGGCGACAGCCCCACCGAGAGGTTTGTCGACGAGGTTCTCCGCGAGATGTCGGCATGGCCCTGTACCCGCTGA
- a CDS encoding archaellum operon transcriptional activator EarA family protein — MALYPLIRSLRRSRIRLEILKVLCRTGEPMYPALLARAIGVSYENVVGALRGLGRRYRKEDSLVGLGLVKEVRVGRQYVYVADEDICGKLAELEEFLTFSKK; from the coding sequence ATGGCCCTGTACCCGCTGATAAGGTCGCTTAGGAGGAGCAGGATAAGGCTGGAGATCTTGAAGGTGTTGTGCCGGACCGGGGAGCCCATGTACCCGGCGCTATTGGCGAGGGCGATTGGGGTGAGCTACGAGAACGTCGTGGGGGCCTTGAGGGGGCTGGGGAGGCGGTACAGGAAGGAGGACTCCCTAGTGGGCCTGGGGCTGGTCAAGGAGGTAAGGGTCGGGAGGCAGTACGTATATGTAGCGGACGAAGATATATGCGGCAAATTGGCGGAGTTGGAGGAGTTTTTGACATTTAGTAAGAAATAA
- a CDS encoding ABC transporter ATP-binding protein — MKTNYRKLFIKLLSIDISNLRKYKSLGVSFYAAYVGSVALQILINVLLMLAINAATAQLFGTAVFYAVLFLSALLVVGIINFLAEFVADLYKQRIYLDLAQRILENNLRSPRDAGEVLGRISADLENAVYAIATPLWLFFVLGRLAALFAVSYSISQAAIYIIPFALVYGVLLWRYGPRLMVARSEERSAYSTWFQRLKEALEGALSLHRVGMFRVPAPYLQTTQMYYSKFKGYTLYNRFITHLFDIPMWVGPNLIFVLALISAVQGHGDIGGAIALRGLLTAFFEPTAHFVTTVSSYYTLVASYLRIEPYLTAEERRVHRAPLARLKDAVFSYNGRPVLYVKELSVAPGDFVWVRGPSGAGKSTLGKAICGLVAPSSGEVEAAEGCIYVGVDDYVFDATVYENIDLWEGRPRGEVERAASLAEIDFPLDKRCGEKGSELSEGQRQRVLVARALLRRPRVLVLDEVTSGVPVEVEERILGNVREVAEAVVVISHRSTAAKYANKVVEVADGKAVVASAVGAPPARGGD, encoded by the coding sequence ATGAAGACTAACTATAGAAAATTATTCATCAAGCTGTTATCGATCGATATTTCTAACTTGAGAAAATACAAGAGTCTCGGCGTCTCCTTCTATGCGGCCTATGTGGGGTCTGTGGCATTACAGATTCTCATAAACGTCTTGTTGATGTTGGCAATAAACGCCGCGACTGCGCAGCTGTTCGGGACGGCTGTTTTCTATGCTGTGCTATTTCTTTCGGCTCTTCTTGTGGTTGGCATAATTAATTTCTTAGCGGAATTCGTGGCTGATCTCTATAAGCAACGTATCTACCTAGATCTTGCCCAGAGGATTTTGGAGAACAACTTGAGGTCCCCCAGAGACGCCGGGGAGGTCTTGGGGAGGATCAGCGCCGATTTGGAGAATGCCGTCTATGCGATCGCCACGCCGCTTTGGCTTTTCTTCGTCTTGGGCCGCCTCGCCGCGCTCTTCGCGGTGTCGTATTCCATCTCGCAGGCGGCCATTTACATAATCCCATTCGCCTTGGTCTACGGAGTGTTGCTCTGGCGCTACGGCCCCAGGCTTATGGTGGCTAGGTCTGAGGAGAGGAGCGCCTACTCTACCTGGTTCCAGAGGCTTAAGGAGGCGCTGGAGGGGGCTCTGTCTCTCCACAGGGTCGGCATGTTCAGAGTACCTGCGCCCTATTTACAAACTACGCAGATGTATTACTCGAAGTTCAAGGGCTATACCCTATATAACAGGTTTATAACTCATCTGTTTGATATTCCCATGTGGGTGGGGCCCAACTTGATCTTCGTGCTGGCTCTTATTAGCGCCGTGCAGGGACACGGCGACATCGGCGGCGCGATCGCGTTGAGGGGCCTCTTGACTGCCTTCTTCGAGCCCACCGCCCATTTCGTAACTACGGTCAGCTCTTACTATACGCTTGTCGCTTCGTACTTGAGGATAGAGCCCTACTTGACGGCCGAGGAGAGGCGTGTGCATAGGGCCCCCCTTGCGCGCCTTAAGGACGCCGTGTTTTCCTACAACGGGAGGCCCGTCCTGTACGTGAAGGAGCTGTCGGTGGCTCCTGGCGACTTCGTGTGGGTGAGGGGGCCCTCCGGCGCTGGGAAGTCCACGTTGGGGAAGGCCATATGCGGGCTTGTGGCGCCATCTTCGGGCGAGGTGGAGGCGGCTGAGGGCTGTATATATGTGGGTGTGGACGACTACGTCTTCGACGCCACGGTCTATGAGAATATCGACTTGTGGGAGGGCCGGCCGAGGGGTGAGGTGGAGAGGGCCGCCTCCCTCGCTGAGATTGACTTCCCGCTCGACAAGAGGTGCGGCGAGAAGGGGTCGGAGCTTTCGGAGGGCCAGAGGCAGAGGGTCCTGGTGGCGAGGGCCCTGTTAAGGAGGCCCAGGGTGTTGGTTCTAGACGAAGTGACGTCGGGGGTGCCCGTCGAGGTTGAGGAGCGTATTCTGGGGAACGTGAGGGAGGTGGCGGAGGCTGTCGTCGTGATTTCGCATAGGAGCACGGCGGCCAAATACGCCAATAAGGTGGTGGAGGTCGCAGACGGGAAGGCCGTGGTGGCGTCGGCCGTCGGCGCGCCTCCCGCTCGCGGCGGGGACTAG
- a CDS encoding MFS transporter, translated as MRDVEKLTDKAPQWTQSRLLRKLGLDISTEARGGAIDIYGLRRADVMRLFPYVLASRAVYALLWFYIAPILPIMAKELSATQAELGLLPAAFIAGAAAAQIPASWLGSKIGDVRTAGLGLLLLGAGSASLGLAGTWAEALAFRAVAGVGAGLFFSTAGAALVALRPRAVGSALGLYNASFNLGALAGYYWGYVAGPLGWRNAVIAPGAVAAAMSVPLLAQGGFKHQLRLSRSAASLGLASFPIWGAAYAANSLAASWLELYRGASPSAAGAMSSASMASGLLGGLLGVVYDRTSDKRLVLASSALATAASMAVIPWAPTPLAPAAIFAYGTAYTVYMTSIYAEGSASGDPSSALAVINLVDMALGLNMSYAFSYAMALSPPLAWSLAAAAASTSASAALLAGSRKRKT; from the coding sequence TTGAGGGACGTCGAAAAACTGACCGACAAGGCACCGCAATGGACCCAATCTAGGCTATTGCGTAAGCTCGGCCTTGATATATCCACAGAGGCCCGCGGCGGCGCGATCGATATATACGGCCTCAGACGTGCCGACGTGATGAGGCTCTTCCCCTACGTCCTCGCGTCTCGCGCCGTCTACGCCCTCTTGTGGTTCTACATAGCGCCGATACTGCCCATCATGGCCAAAGAGCTGTCGGCCACCCAGGCGGAGCTGGGGCTCCTGCCGGCCGCATTTATAGCGGGCGCGGCGGCCGCACAGATACCGGCCAGCTGGCTGGGCTCCAAGATAGGCGACGTGAGGACGGCGGGCCTGGGGCTCCTCCTGCTGGGGGCCGGCTCCGCGTCTCTGGGCCTAGCGGGGACTTGGGCCGAGGCGCTCGCGTTTAGGGCCGTCGCCGGAGTCGGGGCAGGCCTCTTCTTCTCCACTGCGGGAGCCGCCCTAGTGGCTCTGAGGCCGAGGGCCGTGGGCTCCGCGCTCGGGCTCTACAACGCCTCTTTCAACTTGGGGGCTCTGGCGGGGTACTACTGGGGCTACGTGGCCGGACCCCTCGGGTGGAGGAACGCCGTCATCGCGCCGGGCGCCGTCGCTGCGGCGATGTCCGTCCCGCTTTTGGCTCAAGGCGGCTTTAAGCACCAGTTGAGGCTGAGTAGATCCGCCGCCTCGTTGGGCCTGGCCTCCTTCCCCATCTGGGGCGCCGCATATGCCGCCAACAGCCTCGCCGCTTCGTGGCTCGAGCTCTATAGAGGCGCCTCCCCGTCGGCCGCAGGCGCCATGTCCTCCGCCTCCATGGCATCCGGCCTCTTGGGCGGCCTCCTAGGCGTGGTCTACGACAGGACGAGCGACAAACGGCTCGTCTTGGCCTCTTCGGCCCTAGCCACGGCGGCCTCCATGGCCGTAATCCCCTGGGCCCCGACGCCCCTGGCGCCAGCCGCAATCTTCGCCTACGGGACCGCCTATACGGTCTACATGACCTCCATATACGCCGAGGGGTCCGCCTCAGGCGACCCGTCGTCCGCGCTGGCAGTCATAAATCTCGTCGACATGGCCCTCGGCCTCAATATGAGCTACGCCTTCTCGTACGCCATGGCCCTATCGCCGCCGCTCGCGTGGAGCCTCGCGGCCGCCGCGGCCTCCACATCGGCCTCCGCGGCGCTTCTGGCGGGAAGCCGGAAGCGAAAAACTTAA
- a CDS encoding MFS transporter: MDARKLLVVAVASASFFMSFFSRLAWSVVSAYSSLRPTVVQDSIVFSAFFAGYVAVQLPSGLLSDRVDPRLILSPALLGLALSSLASGLADDMAVEYAASLFMGLSAGWIYPATVKLMASEFGRDELPTAMGYYSLAWPLSIVIAGAALPALSASLGWRAPYYIIAAASAALSASYLALRRAKEAPPRGSAGLELGVLKDPNVLTVSAAGFLFFLSYWAVTLYAYRYFLEAGLGDYEAGFAYSLLALAGIPSTVIAGTFMKKIGVKRTLVVFEAAYGLLTALLGAARGALLFLNAALMGFVRFVITPANSTAVSLAGRGKAGSAAGMANLFWQSSGVVAPIVAAYVLSAGGYEGLWLLSGALAIASALMYLGLLKI; encoded by the coding sequence ATGGACGCGAGAAAGTTGCTCGTGGTGGCCGTCGCCTCGGCCTCTTTCTTCATGAGCTTTTTCTCGCGCCTCGCCTGGAGCGTAGTCTCGGCCTATTCCTCCCTGAGGCCCACTGTGGTCCAAGACAGCATAGTCTTCTCTGCCTTCTTCGCGGGCTATGTGGCCGTCCAGCTACCCTCGGGGCTACTCTCAGATAGAGTCGACCCCCGTCTGATCCTGTCGCCGGCCCTATTGGGCCTCGCCCTCTCGTCGCTGGCCTCCGGCCTGGCCGACGACATGGCCGTGGAGTACGCGGCGAGCCTCTTCATGGGCCTCTCCGCGGGCTGGATATATCCCGCCACCGTGAAGCTTATGGCCTCCGAATTCGGCCGGGACGAGCTCCCCACGGCCATGGGCTACTACAGCCTCGCCTGGCCTCTCTCGATTGTAATCGCCGGCGCGGCGCTCCCAGCCCTGAGCGCGAGTCTGGGCTGGCGCGCCCCCTACTACATCATCGCGGCGGCCTCGGCGGCCCTGTCGGCCTCCTACCTCGCCCTACGGAGGGCCAAGGAGGCCCCTCCCCGCGGCTCCGCCGGGCTTGAGCTAGGCGTCTTGAAGGACCCAAACGTCCTCACCGTGAGCGCCGCCGGCTTTCTGTTCTTCCTCTCCTATTGGGCCGTCACCCTATACGCCTATAGGTACTTCTTGGAGGCGGGGCTCGGCGACTACGAGGCGGGCTTCGCCTATTCGCTTCTAGCCCTCGCCGGCATCCCCTCGACGGTAATAGCCGGGACGTTCATGAAGAAGATCGGCGTGAAGAGGACTCTCGTCGTCTTTGAGGCGGCCTACGGCCTCTTGACGGCCCTTCTGGGCGCCGCCAGGGGAGCCCTTCTGTTCCTAAACGCGGCCCTTATGGGCTTCGTGAGGTTCGTCATAACGCCGGCTAACTCCACCGCCGTATCGCTGGCGGGGCGCGGCAAGGCCGGCTCTGCGGCCGGCATGGCCAACCTGTTCTGGCAGTCCTCGGGGGTCGTCGCGCCGATCGTCGCGGCATATGTGCTGTCGGCCGGAGGCTACGAAGGCCTTTGGCTCCTCTCGGGCGCGCTGGCAATTGCCTCGGCCTTGATGTACTTAGGCCTGTTGAAGATATAG
- a CDS encoding ROK family protein yields MALYLGIDVGATWTRALLVDESGKVHKRVKVRTGPNPVAEISEAVADWQFEAVGVGSIGPLDVRKGWVTNAPNSPSRQFPLVEPLKRFGKPVAVANDCVAAVWGEYTFGGWGVDNIAYLTLSTGLGVGAVVNGHLLLGKEGNAHELGHAVIDIKSDVRCGCGGVGHWEGLASGANIPRHFKIFAEKAGFKPPDVKTSEEVFRLYREGDRAAQAFIDYWVEVNAAGIATLIAAYDPEVLVVGGSIALNHWDVFKAVEDRLRKYTPLTPPAIEKAKFGDDEVAIGAVALVVNVPDTLRKFGYPRVP; encoded by the coding sequence ATGGCGCTATATTTAGGCATCGATGTAGGCGCGACATGGACCAGAGCGCTCCTTGTGGACGAGTCGGGGAAGGTACACAAGAGAGTCAAAGTGAGGACAGGGCCCAACCCGGTCGCCGAGATATCGGAGGCCGTCGCCGACTGGCAGTTCGAGGCGGTGGGCGTGGGCTCCATAGGGCCTCTCGACGTCAGGAAGGGCTGGGTCACCAACGCCCCCAACTCCCCCTCGCGGCAGTTCCCTCTGGTCGAGCCCCTCAAGAGGTTCGGGAAGCCCGTAGCAGTCGCCAACGACTGCGTCGCGGCCGTATGGGGCGAGTACACCTTCGGGGGGTGGGGCGTCGACAATATAGCCTACCTCACCCTATCGACCGGCTTGGGCGTAGGCGCCGTCGTGAACGGCCATCTGCTTTTGGGCAAGGAGGGCAACGCCCACGAGCTGGGCCACGCGGTGATCGACATAAAGAGCGACGTGAGGTGCGGATGCGGGGGCGTAGGCCATTGGGAGGGCCTCGCCAGCGGGGCCAACATACCTAGACACTTCAAGATATTCGCCGAGAAGGCCGGCTTCAAGCCGCCCGACGTGAAGACGTCCGAGGAGGTCTTCCGCCTATATAGGGAAGGCGACAGGGCCGCACAGGCCTTTATAGACTATTGGGTCGAAGTCAACGCGGCGGGCATAGCGACTCTTATCGCCGCCTACGACCCCGAAGTGCTAGTGGTCGGCGGCTCCATAGCGTTAAACCACTGGGACGTATTCAAGGCCGTAGAGGACAGATTGAGGAAATACACACCGCTAACTCCCCCGGCGATAGAGAAGGCGAAGTTCGGCGACGACGAAGTGGCCATAGGCGCCGTGGCCCTAGTCGTAAACGTCCCCGATACCCTAAGGAAGTTCGGCTACCCCCGCGTGCCCTGA
- a CDS encoding Glu/Leu/Phe/Val dehydrogenase, which yields MSNISGAYTANAFLENTMAVIKRAIELGGLPHELYVALSRPKRILIVNIPVRMDDGTIQYFEGYRVQHNDALGPFKGGIRFHGEVSLADDIALATLMTLKNSLAGIPYGGAKGAVRVDPKRLSARELEELSRGYVRAVAPLIGDELDIPAPDVGTDSRVMAWMVDEYSKIAGRNVPGVFTAKPPELWGNPVREYATGFGVAVMAREMAKRLWGGLEGRTVAVQGAGNTGAWAAYWLENMGAKVIAISDSKGTVINKSGIPADRIMKIYWGKKEGRGSTVLELEGEKNKDGAAALYVDADILVPAALENAINEENVGLVRAKLIVEGANGPTTPEAEAELYKRGVVVVPDVLANAGGVVMSYLEWVENLQWYFWDEEETRTRLERIMTENFKRVYQKWIQEKGWTMRDAAVVVSLERIYKAMKARGWI from the coding sequence ATGTCTAATATAAGCGGGGCCTATACTGCCAACGCTTTTCTTGAAAACACTATGGCTGTAATCAAGCGGGCTATAGAGCTTGGAGGGCTTCCGCACGAACTCTACGTAGCGCTGTCGAGGCCGAAGCGCATCTTGATAGTCAACATCCCCGTAAGGATGGACGACGGCACTATACAGTACTTCGAGGGCTATAGGGTTCAGCATAATGATGCTCTTGGTCCTTTTAAGGGTGGGATTCGTTTTCATGGGGAGGTGTCTTTGGCTGACGATATTGCTCTTGCTACTCTTATGACGCTTAAGAATAGCCTTGCGGGGATTCCCTATGGCGGCGCTAAGGGGGCTGTTAGGGTCGACCCTAAGAGGCTTTCGGCTAGAGAGCTTGAGGAGCTGTCGAGGGGATATGTGAGGGCTGTGGCGCCGCTTATTGGAGATGAGTTGGACATACCGGCGCCAGATGTGGGGACAGACTCCAGGGTCATGGCCTGGATGGTAGATGAATACTCCAAAATAGCCGGCAGAAACGTCCCCGGAGTCTTCACAGCAAAACCCCCAGAGCTATGGGGAAATCCGGTGAGGGAGTACGCGACGGGCTTTGGCGTGGCGGTCATGGCCAGGGAGATGGCCAAGAGGCTTTGGGGCGGGCTGGAGGGGAGGACTGTGGCTGTGCAGGGGGCGGGCAACACAGGCGCGTGGGCCGCCTATTGGCTTGAGAATATGGGCGCCAAGGTGATAGCCATCTCCGACAGCAAGGGCACTGTGATAAACAAGTCCGGGATCCCCGCCGACAGGATAATGAAGATATATTGGGGCAAGAAGGAGGGGAGGGGAAGCACGGTTTTGGAGCTAGAAGGCGAGAAGAACAAAGACGGAGCCGCCGCGCTCTACGTCGACGCCGATATCCTCGTCCCGGCCGCTCTTGAGAATGCTATTAATGAGGAAAATGTGGGGCTTGTTAGGGCTAAGCTTATAGTGGAGGGGGCTAATGGGCCCACTACGCCTGAGGCGGAGGCTGAGCTCTACAAGAGAGGCGTTGTGGTGGTGCCTGACGTCCTCGCCAACGCCGGCGGCGTAGTGATGTCGTATTTAGAGTGGGTGGAGAACCTCCAGTGGTACTTCTGGGACGAAGAGGAGACCCGCACGAGACTCGAAAGGATAATGACAGAAAACTTCAAGAGAGTATACCAAAAGTGGATACAAGAAAAAGGATGGACCATGAGAGACGCGGCTGTAGTTGTGTCTCTAGAGAGGATCTATAAGGCCATGAAGGCGAGAGGCTGGATTTAA
- a CDS encoding glycosyltransferase family 2 protein has protein sequence MVELVVAAISLVFAGLAAAGLYREARFWSAGEYFQQKCREIDVIVPLRGTPPGLEENLAAITSQKVDAKVRYIFVVDEPSDPAAGIAAKYGEVLVAGPNPAVPGKSWALARALAEAKGDCIVFADDDIRPGPKWLEGLTAPLSRYEAATTYRWYLGSSLCTRARAAVSNTAFAAMQDPRSRFLWGGSTALRREVVERGRVAERLPRYISDDYATYSAVKGLGGRIWFSRSSVAPTPDLECRWGDMFKWAVRQILMVKWYAREGWLVGLAIYTLNFAFGLLAPIAGLAAGRPLLAVGFAIPLINLAKDFVRARGVEARAGIKTGAAEVLATWALGNFVIPLAVWASAFARCVKWRGRTYCRDDVERLKTI, from the coding sequence TTGGTCGAGCTCGTCGTGGCCGCCATATCGTTGGTGTTCGCCGGCCTCGCCGCCGCCGGCCTCTACAGAGAGGCGAGATTTTGGTCCGCCGGTGAGTATTTCCAACAGAAATGTAGGGAGATAGACGTAATCGTGCCTCTTAGGGGGACGCCGCCGGGGCTCGAGGAGAACCTAGCCGCCATAACCAGCCAGAAGGTCGACGCCAAGGTCAGATACATCTTCGTGGTTGACGAGCCCAGCGATCCGGCTGCGGGCATAGCGGCTAAGTACGGAGAGGTGTTGGTGGCCGGCCCCAACCCGGCGGTGCCCGGGAAGAGCTGGGCGCTAGCCAGAGCTCTGGCCGAAGCTAAAGGCGACTGTATAGTCTTCGCCGACGACGACATAAGGCCAGGCCCCAAGTGGCTGGAGGGCCTCACGGCCCCCCTCTCCCGCTACGAAGCCGCCACGACCTATAGGTGGTATCTAGGCTCCAGCCTCTGCACTAGGGCCAGAGCCGCAGTGAGCAATACCGCCTTCGCCGCAATGCAAGACCCACGGTCCCGCTTCCTCTGGGGCGGCTCCACGGCCTTAAGGAGGGAAGTTGTGGAGAGGGGGAGGGTCGCCGAGCGGCTACCGCGTTATATAAGCGACGACTACGCCACCTACAGCGCGGTGAAGGGGCTAGGAGGCCGGATATGGTTCTCCCGCTCCTCAGTGGCCCCGACGCCCGACCTTGAGTGCAGATGGGGCGATATGTTCAAATGGGCCGTGAGGCAGATATTGATGGTCAAATGGTACGCGCGGGAAGGGTGGCTCGTAGGCCTCGCCATATACACCCTCAACTTCGCCTTCGGCCTCTTAGCCCCGATCGCGGGACTCGCCGCAGGTCGGCCCCTCCTTGCGGTGGGCTTCGCCATACCCCTCATAAATCTGGCCAAGGACTTCGTCAGGGCCAGAGGCGTGGAGGCGCGCGCGGGCATCAAGACCGGAGCGGCGGAGGTGCTCGCCACTTGGGCCTTGGGCAATTTCGTCATACCGCTGGCCGTCTGGGCCTCGGCCTTCGCGCGGTGCGTGAAGTGGAGGGGGCGGACCTACTGCCGCGACGACGTGGAGAGGTTGAAAACGATATAA
- a CDS encoding CopG family transcriptional regulator: MEGVKEFDLTYEQLFSAPDKEGSIVSVRVHKKVKSVLEELARREGLDGVSELVRYLIAGYLMGKYNIVKPERRVVVEPIVLNINVAKGAPRMDDLDAELAIQEVERIVQDAEDYLKKLSMGLVMKNPEYISKLNRQLVKAAKTARRMGLDEVYTKILKLKSQLMVL; the protein is encoded by the coding sequence ATGGAGGGCGTCAAGGAGTTCGACCTGACCTACGAACAACTTTTCAGTGCCCCAGACAAGGAGGGCTCTATAGTCTCTGTGCGCGTCCACAAGAAGGTGAAGTCGGTCTTGGAGGAGCTCGCAAGGCGGGAGGGGCTAGACGGCGTGTCGGAGCTCGTGAGGTACTTAATAGCGGGCTACCTCATGGGCAAATACAACATAGTCAAGCCCGAGCGGCGCGTCGTGGTGGAGCCCATAGTCCTCAACATAAATGTGGCCAAGGGGGCCCCCCGCATGGACGACCTAGACGCGGAGTTGGCCATACAGGAGGTCGAGAGGATAGTGCAAGACGCGGAGGACTACTTGAAGAAGCTCTCCATGGGCCTAGTGATGAAGAACCCGGAGTATATCTCCAAGCTAAATAGGCAGTTGGTCAAAGCCGCCAAGACCGCCAGGAGGATGGGCCTCGACGAAGTCTACACGAAGATCTTGAAGTTGAAGTCGCAGTTGATGGTCCTGTAA
- a CDS encoding creatininase family protein, translating to MKWAELTWPEFEKADKKVAVLPVGVIEAHGPHLPLGTDALMALYVAERAAEEAGALLLPPVWYGTTYVLDRFPGTISISAETLYRLYRDIFLEVARNGVEYLVVVNGHGGNIDALRAAAKDVARATDLTIIVVNWWIDLAKEARRKVLETPEGHAAEDETSEVMAAYPHLVKYVPKDADEWHELKYSVYGKKAYRLIYNKAVQGYPSKASREKGEVILRAAVEELKALIEGLKRDELPIV from the coding sequence ATGAAGTGGGCCGAATTGACCTGGCCGGAATTCGAGAAGGCCGACAAGAAGGTCGCCGTACTGCCGGTGGGAGTGATAGAGGCCCACGGGCCCCATCTGCCGCTAGGCACCGACGCCCTAATGGCCCTCTACGTTGCGGAAAGGGCGGCCGAGGAGGCGGGGGCCCTCCTGCTCCCACCGGTTTGGTACGGAACCACCTACGTGTTGGATAGGTTCCCCGGAACCATCTCCATATCGGCAGAGACCCTCTACAGGCTGTATAGGGATATATTCCTCGAGGTGGCCCGCAACGGCGTGGAGTATTTAGTGGTCGTGAACGGCCACGGCGGCAATATAGACGCCTTGAGGGCCGCCGCCAAGGACGTCGCAAGGGCTACGGACTTGACGATAATAGTGGTCAACTGGTGGATAGATCTCGCCAAGGAGGCCAGGAGGAAGGTGTTGGAGACGCCCGAGGGACATGCGGCGGAGGACGAGACGAGCGAGGTCATGGCGGCATATCCCCATTTGGTCAAATACGTGCCGAAGGACGCAGATGAGTGGCACGAGCTTAAGTATTCGGTGTACGGAAAGAAGGCTTATCGCCTCATATACAACAAGGCCGTCCAGGGGTATCCCTCCAAGGCCTCTAGGGAGAAGGGAGAGGTTATACTAAGGGCTGCGGTGGAAGAGCTAAAGGCCTTGATAGAGGGCCTCAAGAGGGACGAGCTACCGATCGTCTAG